The sequence AAAAGCATCTTGAAATTCAAGATGCTTTTAGCTGGAACATTGTCCAACTAGTTTTTTTTTATATAGGTGACTAACCTATGATTCTTTACCCATGTGCAATATAATAAGTATTATATTTAAAACACAAAAAAATGTAATATTTTATGTGTTATATTACATCTAAGGTAAGTTTTGATAAAAATTATTTACAAATGTTAGAAAGTTTACTTTTATCTATATTAAATATTAAAGGTTTTGGTCCTAAATACTTGTTTAGGTATAAAGACATAATTGTTGAAAAAGAACAGGAATCGACTACTGTTCTTGAAGCAATAACTGCAATTTTTGAAGAAACGAATAGAATAAATAAGGTAAGTATTTCAGAAATTGATGAAGGCATTGATAGAGCTGAAAAAATTATTAAACAATGTAATGAGTTATCGATTGAACCAATAAGTTTTTTGGACGAAAGATTTCCTAAAAATATAATAGAACAGTCTGAACTATGGCCAATAATTTACGGTATAGGTAATGTTGAATTATTAAATAATTATTCTATTGGGATTGTAGGGACAAAAATTCCTGATGAGCATGGTAAAATCATTTCTAATAGAATTGGTGAATTTTGTACTGATTATGAAGTTAATCTTGTGCTATTACATCAAAAAGGTGTAGTTGAAGAAGTATTAAATACTTTTGATTATACTCATATAGAAGTACTAGCATCGGGAATTGATTTAATGTACAATCCATTAGATGAGGTTTATAATGATGATATGAGATGTGTTATCTCACCATTCCCTCCAGGTGTAATTACAGATGATTACAAATACATAGAAGCTTCTAAGGTAGTTGCATGCCTTTCAAATAGAATAATTTTGATACAGGATTCTCCTTCAGATGATACGCGCTTTGTATTAAGTTATTTTTCTAGAATGCCAAGAACTTTAGGCGTAATTAAGCCAATAACTTCTGCTTTAAAATATCAAATTAATAGTGGGAATGTAATATTACTTAGTGAAAAAATCAAGGGAGTAATTAAATACTGTAGGGCAAAAGATGTTAATTTAGATACTGTAAGATGTACTTTTAAAGAATTACAATCCAAATCTGATTACCCTCAGTTTTTTGGAGAAGAGGAACTTCCTTTTTAAGATACAAGTAATAAAAAAAGCCACTGATTTTGAAATCAATGGCTTTTTTATTAAAAACTAAATTTTAATTTTCTTGGATATAAAATTTAACAACATCACGTTGCTTATTATCTACTTTGTTTCCACTTGCCTGTGAATGAGATTCATAACGTAATAATAAACCTTCTTTAGAAATATAAAACTTAGTCCAAATATTCATAATATTAGACATTGAAGAAGAACTATTTCCTTCTTGGTTTTTAGAATATACATTAGGTATTTTTCTATCTTCTTCTTTAATAGTTACTAAATAAGAGGATAAACCAAGGTAAACAACTTCCTCAATTTCAATTGAATTTGAAGGCTCGTTAATAAGTTCTATTAAATCTCTTCTAATTTTAGACTTAAAGAATGGAAGGCCAGAATAATCTTTATTTGCATTGTGTACTTGCATTTCCCAGTCTTTGTCAAGGTAGTCAATAGCATAAAAGTCACTAGATGCATGTACCACTCTACCTGTTAGATTAACATATTCAGAAGATCCATAAGCAGTCGAAATTACATCAACATTATAAGGAAGGTAGTCTGAATTTGATTGTTTTAAAGTAGTAATCACTTTGTCTTTTGCTGGTTGGTCTGAAGGAGCAAATAGAATAGAAAATAAGACCAATAGTAAGCTAATTTGCATGTCGTTTTATTTTTAATTGTCAATACATAAATAAACGACATGATAAGATGTAATAATATTTTTGATATTCTATTTATCAAATTTTAACATTAATTATGCAATTAATCGCTCGATTTCCTCCTTTATGAAGTATTTTGATTGGTAATCTCTAATAAATGAGAATAATTCATCAATATCTAATTCACTTAAGGGTAAGAAGGGCACATTTATGGCAATTGAATAACCATTAAAATAGAAACGGATTTTTATCAAGTGATTTTCTTCAGCTACTTTAGCCTTAGCTCTAACTGTAATCTTTTTGCAGTTTTCAATAGTTACTTCATCTTCAAAGTAGATATTCTTTGATGATAAATGATTTTTGATCTCGTTAATTCTAGTTCTAAGTTCCATTTCAATCTTTGTTTTCGTTTTCAATAATTGGTACTACAAAGCTATTATTAATAAAGCTTATAGCGGAGGAAAAGGAATAGAAAAAGGTGGAATATTAAAACATCAATTGTATTGTCTTATTATTCCACCTTATAGATTATATTTACTACTTATTAATGTAATTTTCTTTTCCCGAAAATCCTGTATGCTATACCTATGTTTATTGTCCCATACATATCAGTAGGAAACCTTGGGTTAGACATCATATCTAATTGATCAC is a genomic window of Flammeovirga pectinis containing:
- a CDS encoding DNA-processing protein DprA; this encodes MCYITSKVSFDKNYLQMLESLLLSILNIKGFGPKYLFRYKDIIVEKEQESTTVLEAITAIFEETNRINKVSISEIDEGIDRAEKIIKQCNELSIEPISFLDERFPKNIIEQSELWPIIYGIGNVELLNNYSIGIVGTKIPDEHGKIISNRIGEFCTDYEVNLVLLHQKGVVEEVLNTFDYTHIEVLASGIDLMYNPLDEVYNDDMRCVISPFPPGVITDDYKYIEASKVVACLSNRIILIQDSPSDDTRFVLSYFSRMPRTLGVIKPITSALKYQINSGNVILLSEKIKGVIKYCRAKDVNLDTVRCTFKELQSKSDYPQFFGEEELPF